In Oncorhynchus tshawytscha isolate Ot180627B unplaced genomic scaffold, Otsh_v2.0 Un_contig_2828_pilon_pilon, whole genome shotgun sequence, the genomic window ccccctttctctccctccccctgttcctgtgtccctctcccccttctctccctcccctgttcctgtgtccctctcttcctccctcccctgttcctgtgtccctctcccccttctctccctcccctgttcctgtgtccctctccccctttctctcccccttctctccctcccctgttcctgtgtccctctccccttctcttcctcccctgttcctgtgtccctctccccctttctctcccccttctcttcctcccccctgttcctgtgtccctctccccctttctctccctcccctgttcctgtgtccctctccccctttctctccctcccctgttcctgtgtccctctccccctttctctccctccccctgtgtccctctccccccttctcttcctcccctgttcctgtgtccctctccccccctttctcttcctcccctgttcctgtgtccctccccctttctcttcctcccctgttCCGGTGTGTCCctccccccctttctcttcctcccctgttCCGTAATGtgtgtccctctccccctttctcttcctcccctgttccggtgtccctctccccctttctcttcctcccctgttCCGGTgtccctcttccccctttctcttcctccctgttccggtgtccctctccccctttctcttcctccctgttccggtgtccctctcccccccttctcttcctcccctgttcctgtgtccctcccccttctctccctcccctgttcctgtgtccctctcccccccttctctaaTCCAGAACAAATTGAAGAAAGCGTACTGTATTATATAGaccccttattgcatggaacttccttccatctcatatcgctgaaataaacaacaaacctggtttcaataaacagataaagcaacatctcgcggcacaacgcctctccacTATTTgatctagatagtttgtgtgtgttgATAGGTAGAGTGTATTGATATGTAGTGTGTATTGATAGGTAGTGTGTATTGATAGGTAGTGTGTATTGATAGGTAATGTGTATTGATAGGTAATGTGTATTGATAGGTagtgtgtattgatatgtagtGTGTATTGATAGGTAATGTGTATTGATAGGTAGTGTGTATTGATAGGTAATGTGTATTGATAGGTAGTGTGTATTGATGTAGTATGTAATGTGTATTGATATGTAATGTGTATTGATATGTAGTGTGTATTGATATGTAATGTGTAGGTTGATATTATATTGTAATGTGTATTGATAGGTAGTGTGTATTGATAGGTAGTGTGTATTGATAGGTAATGTGTATTGATAGGTAATGTGTATTGATAGGTAATGTGTATTGATAGGtaatgtgtattgtgtattgattAGGtaatgtgtattgtgtattgtagtatgtgtattaatgtgtattGATAGGTAATGTGTATTGATAGGTAATGTGTTTGATAGGTAATGTGTATTGATAGGTAGGCTACGGGTgcctttttaaatatatttatttaaatgtatgtatttcTGTCCTTcatctgttcttgtctattgatgttctgtattatgttaaGTTTCGTGTTTTGTGTGGAACGCCAGGAAGCTGCTTTAgaaacagctaatggggatcctaatcaaaTACCAAACTACAACCTTTCTGATGGCCATTTTGTTGATTGACGTGTGTACAATAAAATCATCTTCTAAGGTATGGGCTGTCCTGTGGTATttcctcaggtgtgtgtgtgggttccaTGGTAGTAGGATCtcggtttgtgtgtgagtgaacTCCCAGATTGGCCTCCAGCTGGGTTGGGTTGAATCACgaggcgaggtgtgtgtgtgtgtgggggggctcagggaggaAAGGCCTAGTCATGCGGCagagtgtgtgttaatgtgtgtgagcAGTAGGCTCTATGAGAGAGAAGGGGCCAATGGGCCGTCCCTAGGGGTGATCAGTTGGActgagacagaggaacagcatgCACTACCACAGGTAGGATACAACAACAGGTAGGAAACAGCAACatgtgatgcagtgtcttagaccgctgtgatacagcctggatttgaaccagggtctgtagtgacgcctctactactgagatgcagtgtgtcagaccgctgtgatacagtctggattttaaccagggtgtctgtagtgacgcctctactactgagatgcagtgtcttagacagctgtgatacagtctggattttaaccagggtgtctgtagtgacgcctctactactgagatgcagtgtcttagacagctgtgatacagtctggatttgaaccaggtgtctgtagtgacgcctctactactgagatgcagtgtcttagacagctgtgatacagtctggatttgaaccagggtctgtagtgacgcctctagcactgagatgcagtgtcttagaccgctgtgatacagcctggatttgaaccagggtctgtagtgacgcctgtagcactgagatgcagtgtctcagaccactgtgatacagcctggatttgaaccagggtctgtagtgacgcctgtagcactgagatgcagtgtctcagaccactgtgatacagcctggatttgaaccagggtctgtagtgacgcctgaatagcactgagatgcagtgtgtcAGATCCGCTAATGTGTCCACTCGTGATAAACAGTTGCAGAACCTCACGTATGATTTGTCTCTCTTAGTTGGAGGAGAGATTTGTGTGTCGCACAACCACCCACAGAATCAAGACACAGCCGTCAATCTGTCTAATCTGTCTAATCTGTCATCTGTCTAATCTGTCCAATCTGTCTAATCTGTCCAATCTGTCCAATCTGTCTAATCTGTCCAATCTGTCCAATCTGTCCAATCTGTCTAATCTGTCCAATCTGTCCAATCTGTCTAATCTGTCCAATCTGTCTAATCTGTCTAATCTGTCCAATCTGTCTAATCTGTCCAATCTGTCCAATCTGTCTAATCTGTCTAATCTGTCTAATCTGTCATCTAGTTGCTTTTTAACATGTCTATGtgattgtttttttggggggtggtttAGAAAGTAGAACTTGTTTGTTGTCTTTGGCTCAATAAATTATTCGGAGGGAAAGGGAATTATTGGGAATCATAAAGGGAATTATAACAAAGGGAATGATTCATTTCAGAGATAAAAGAGATGTGCTGAAGCTGGCATACGTTTGTGCAAGAAAACATCTCCAATCCTTTGTGATAATCTGATATCTGATGAGTGTGGAGTCTGAGGCTGAGCTGGGCTTGGCAATCAAAAATGGACCAGCCTTTGTTTCAACTCTCtaactacatatctctctctctctgtctctcaattcaattcaattcgaggggctttattgacatgggaaacatgtgttaacattgccaaagcaagtgaggtagataatatacaaaactgaaacaaacaataaaaatgaacagtacacattacacatacagaagtttcaaaataataaagacattacaagtgtcatattatgtttatatacagtgttttaacaatgtacaaatggttaaagaacacaagggaaaataaataagcataaatatgggttgtatttacaatggtgtttgttcttcactggttgcccttttcttgtggcaacaggtcacaaatcttgctgctgtgatgcacactgtggaatttcacccaggagatatgggagtttatcaaaattgggtttgttttcaaattctttgtggatctgtgtaatctgagggaaatatgtctctctaatatggtcatacattgggcaggaggttaggaagtgcagctcagtttccaactcattttgtgggcagtgagcacatagcctgacttctcttgagagccatgtctgtctacggcggcctttctcaatagcaaggctatgctcactgagtctgtacatagtcaaagctttccttaattttgggtcagtcacagtggtcaggtattctgccgctgtgtactctctgtttagggccaaatagcattctagtttgctctgtttttttgttaattctttccaatgtgtcaagtaattatctttttgttttctcatgatttggttgggtctaattgtgctgctgtcctggggctctgtggggtgtgtttgtgaacagagccccaggaccagcttgcttaggagactcttatccaggttcatctctctgtagatgatggctttgttatggaaggtttgggaatcgcttcattttaagtggttgtagaatttaaggtcacttttctggattttgataattagtgggtatcagcctaattctgctctgcatgcattatttggtgtttaacGTTGTACAtgggggatatttttgcagaattctgcatgcagagtctcagttTCAGGGCAGCtctcggcagggtagcctagtggttagagcgttggattaataaccgaaaagttgcaagatcgaatctccgagctgacaagttaaaaatctgttgtcctgaacaaggcagttaacccactgttcctaggccgtcattgaaaataagaatttgttcttaactgacttgcctagttaaataaataaaaatatatatatttggtttgtcccattttgtaaagtcttggttggtgagcggaccccagaccccacaaccataaagggcaatgggctctataactgattcaagtatttttagccagatctcccccccaaaaaacacttgtttgtgtacatggattttataatgtcgtatgttttacccccaacaccactttacatcaatttgtatagcagaccctcatgccaaattgagtcgaaggcttttttgaaatcaacaaagcattagAAGacttgcctttgttttggtttgtttgttaatTATGGTGTGCatggtgaatatgtggtctgttgtacaataattttgacatttgctcagtacattgttttcactgaggaaaggtatgagtctgctgttaatgataatgcaaagaattttcccaaggttactgttgatgcatatccctgttgacgctctcctctctctctctgctctgctctcctctgtaaaCAATACACGTTTAGAGTAAACATTACACTaatagaagttccaaaagaataaagacatttcaaatgtcatattacgtatataCACAGAGTtgtaatgatctctctctccctgctccagtATGTGTTGTCTGGGTCTCCTGGTGGTGGTGGCTCTGACACCGTGGACCCTGGCACAGTTCCCCAGAGAATGTGTCACCTCAGCGGGGCTACGGAGCGGCCAGTGCTGCCCCTCTCCCACTGGAACCCTGGACGACGAGTGTGGTTCTGCCACAGCGAGGGGTCAGTGTGTGTCCGTAGCTGCCGACAGCCACCGCCACGGCCCCCAGTACCCACATGACGGCCGGGACGACCGGGAACGCTGGCCGTTAAGGTTCTTTAACCGGACGTGCCGGTGTAACGGGAGCTTTGCGGGGTATAACTGTGGCCGATGCCGGTATGGACTCACCGGACCTAACTGTGATCAGAGGATATCtgtgggtaagagagatggaggtggattTATTTATCTGATTGGATATAGTCTCTTTCTTCACTCTCGTTCCTACttcctttaaaataaaataaaatagataataaatatatttattctAGGTTTTCTTCATACATCCATGTATTTCTTTATCAGGGACCATCTACAGTTTCTAACGTACAATATTTGATGCATCTCCCTCCTTTATTTCCCTTCcccctttcactctccctctcttctcccttcctttcactctccctcttctcccttcctttcactctccctcttctcccttcctttcactctccctctcttctcccttcctttcactctccctcttctcccttcctttcactctccctcttctcccttcctttcactctccctctcttctcccttcctttcactctccctctgcatctcctCCTTTATTTCCTTCCCctttcactctcccctctcttctcccttctccctccccttcctttcactctcccctcttctccctttctttctcctgcctccctccgttcctccctccctgcttccctccctccatcccctctccatcctcctccctccctccatccctccctctgttcctccctccctgcttcctcctccctccctccatcctccctctcttcctccctccctgcttccctccctccatccctccatccatcctccctccctccctctctctctccagtcaggaGGAATGTGATGCAGATGAGTTCAGCAGAGAAGCAGGCGTTTGTGAACTCTCTGGACCAGGCCAAGAGGACCGTCCACCCTGACCTGGTCATCTGCACACGACGGTAACCAGTTTGATGGTGCTGTGATCTTATCTTAATGATCGGAGATCGATTGCTTCGATCTGATTGTGCATCGGAACCAAATAACTGAAACTTCATCACCACTCATCTGTTTAGCTTAAATATAAACTCATTCGTTGGAGAATTGGAGTCTAGAGATTTggagtctagaggttagagaatTGGAGGCTAGAGATTTggagtctagaggttagagatttggagtctagaggttagagaatTTAGAATTTAGAGATTTGGAGGCTAGAGGTTAGACAATTGGAGGCTGTAGGTTAGAGAATTGGAGGCTGTAGGTTAGAGAATTGGAGGCTGTAGGTTAGAGATTTGGAGGCTGTAGGTTAGAGATTTGGAGGCTGTAGGTAACAGATTGGAGGCGAAAGGTAAGAGAATTGGAGGCTGTAGGTTAGAGAATTGTAGGCTAGAGGTTAGAGAATTGGAGGCTGTAGGTTAGAGATTTGGAGGCTGTAGGTTAGAGAATTGGAGGCTAGAGATTGGAGAATTGGAGGCTAGAGATTTGGAGGCTGTAGGTAAGAGATTGAAGGCTATAGAGGTTATAGATTTAGAGGCTAGAGGTTAGAGAATTGGAGGCTAAAGGTAAGAGACTTGGAGGCTAGAGGTTAGAGAATTGGAGgctagagattagagagaggctGTAGTTTAGAGAATAGAGGTTATAGATTTAGAGGCTAGAGGTTAGAGAATTGGGTGGGAGCTTGGTTGTGCATTAAACTCCACTTTGCCACATTGTCATTGATAAATCCTCACCTCTCTACAGTTACCAGGAAGTGTACGGTCCGGACGGAAACACCCCTCAGTTTGACAACGTCACCATCTATAACTACTTTGTGTGGACACACTACTACTCTGTCAGCAAGACCTACATGGGGGCGGGGCAGGCTAGCTTTGGGGGTGTGGACTTTTCTCACGAAGGCCCGGGATTCGTCACCTGGCACAGGTTCCACCTGCTGCAGCTGGAGAGAGATATGCAGGTGAGTGAGAGAAGGGGGTacgaagtgtatgtgtgtgtgagagaaaagagagagagtgtgtgtgtgtgtgtgtgtgtgtgtgtgtgtgtgtgagagagagagagagagagagaaagaaaaagagagtgtGCGTGTTCAATATTGTCGTATATTCAAACATTGTAAAACACTCTCTCGACCAATCAGAATCGAGTATCTCGCCACCccctcaatctctccatctcctcaatctctccatctctccaccccattcatccctccatctcgccatccctcaatctctccatctctccatcccctcaatctctccatctctccatcccctcaatctctccatctcgccatcccctcaatctctccatctcgccatcccctcaatctctccatcccctcaatctctccatctctccatcccctcaatctctccatctcgccatcccctcaatctctccatctcgccatccctcaatctctccatcccctcaatctctccatcccctcaatctctccatctctccatcccctcaatctctccatctctccatcccctcaacCTCGCCATCccctcaatctctccatctctccatcccctcaatctctccatctcgccatcccctcaatctctccatctctccatcccctcaacCTCGccatccctcaatctctccatctctccatcccctcaatctctccatctctccatcccctcaatctctccatctctccatcccctcaatctctccatctctccatccctcaatctctccatcccctcaatctctccatctctccatcccctcaatatctccatccctcaatctctccatccctccatcctctccatccctccatcctctccatccctccatcctctccatccctccatcctctccatccctccatcctctccatctctccatcctctccaggACATGTTGGGTGATGCCACCTTTGCCCTCCCCTACTGGAACTTTGCCATCGGCGGCAGTGAGTGTGAGGTGTGTACTGACGACCTCCTgggagccaggtctgccttcgatATGAACAGCCTCAGCCCCAACTCTGTCTTCTCCCAGTGGAGGGTGATCTGTGAGAGTGTCGAGGACTACGACACTATAGGAACCATCTGTAACAGTGAGCATGATATGTCCTA contains:
- the LOC121844924 gene encoding 5,6-dihydroxyindole-2-carboxylic acid oxidase-like, which produces MHYHSMCCLGLLVVVALTPWTLAQFPRECVTSAGLRSGQCCPSPTGTLDDECGSATARGQCVSVAADSHRHGPQYPHDGRDDRERWPLRFFNRTCRCNGSFAGYNCGRCRYGLTGPNCDQRISVVRRNVMQMSSAEKQAFVNSLDQAKRTVHPDLVICTRRYQEVYGPDGNTPQFDNVTIYNYFVWTHYYSVSKTYMGAGQASFGGVDFSHEGPGFVTWHRFHLLQLERDMQDMLGDATFALPYWNFAIGGSECEVCTDDLLGARSAFDMNSLSPNSVFSQWRVICESVEDYDTIGTICNNSETSPIRRNPAGNVERPMVQRLPEPQDVVDCLDLKTFDTPPYYSTSSESFRNTVEGYSAPQGGYDPVVRSLHNLAHLFLNGTGGQTHLSPNDPIFVLLHTFTDAIFDEWLSRHAPGEAVYPEEDAPIGHNRQFNMVPFWPPVTNAEMFVTAPENLGYTYEVTWPTRPYTLSEIITIGIVAAVLVAAVVSGVMACAMRARYFRSAEGLEPLLGETFRRYSDRQTDKSQSVV